The following coding sequences are from one Streptomyces angustmyceticus window:
- a CDS encoding gamma carbonic anhydrase family protein translates to MAGRALISPVGGKEPKVDQEAFTAPTSVVLGEVTMAAGSSVWYHAVLRADCGPIVLGADSNIQDNCTVHVDPGFPVHVGARVSVGHNAVLHGCTVEDDVLIGMGATVLNGAHIGAGSLVAAQALVPQGMRVPPGSLVAGVPAKVRRELTDEERETIKLNAVMYRELVVRHREDVPDAEG, encoded by the coding sequence ATGGCGGGACGGGCGTTGATTTCACCGGTGGGCGGCAAGGAGCCGAAGGTCGATCAGGAGGCGTTCACCGCCCCGACATCCGTCGTGCTCGGCGAGGTGACCATGGCGGCGGGCTCCAGCGTCTGGTACCACGCGGTGCTGCGCGCCGACTGCGGCCCGATCGTGCTCGGCGCCGACAGCAACATCCAGGACAACTGCACGGTGCATGTGGACCCCGGCTTCCCGGTGCACGTCGGCGCGCGGGTCTCGGTCGGCCACAACGCCGTCCTGCACGGCTGCACCGTCGAGGACGACGTTCTGATCGGCATGGGTGCCACGGTCCTGAACGGCGCGCACATCGGCGCGGGCTCGCTGGTCGCCGCGCAGGCGCTGGTCCCCCAGGGCATGCGGGTGCCGCCAGGTTCCCTGGTCGCCGGGGTGCCGGCGAAGGTCAGGCGGGAGCTGACCGACGAGGAGCGCGAGACCATCAAGCTCAATGCCGTGATGTACCGGGAGCTGGTGGTTCGGCACCGGGAGGACGTGCCGGACGCCGAGGGCTGA